The genomic stretch tacatcacaaatacatgtagaacaacatgtcttgagcacagcatctttatCTAGGCTCtccacttgggcggaaatcgttctctctctcatgtcaacatccgacttagtcttgtcactaatagtgcgaaccttctttctgcactagcctggattgcggtgcgcatggcagagttatagcATTGCCCCCTTTTTAGAGCTTTTtatcccgaaaagaaacagtgcagtggagGTTAGACAGTTCAGGTcgaggtcgatcggtgggagacacaggcggcagggagcgtgttccccacgaagtCATCCGCTCTGGTTTCCTctggtgccgctttctcttccgccagttgaccaggctgttgttgagACGACgacgtggccgtttgacacacaaagagatagtgtcgagcactgttttcttcaacacagccgttgatcggacacgctgtctcagcaaaccttcccgacagacgcctctcaagggagctgcaggttcacatgcagccacgttgcaaacaaagtTCAATGCGCTGCAGTCACCCTCACCCAACAGTTTCACATCCAGGAGATAGGTCTCTTCAAGTTCAAGTTTCGAATGTCTTTCTCTTAacagctcagatttagcctGGGTTGAATGGCATtcgtctatgccaatgtcgatgatgatggcaGAAGTACACATGCCCTGTTTGTAGTTTTGTTGGCTTCCACATTTCctgtgtgatgcgccgcacgtacagctcatgctaaacttctggatgcagttgtcgagcttcgaatttccctTGTAGGCACCGACAGATGTCTTTAAAGTCCATAGCAACATgcttgaacgcagacccaacgttgtcttgatctgtccggctcattgagatactggtaacaggtccaacaggaacaaacgcttcaggcacataacagacttctgtttcttcatttgtctctttcctttCAATTCGATACATCCCGTtgagatcgtcgcagcaatcgttgtcacgtttctcgttttgaaagtcacaaccacaagacttgcccaaacacaaacacagacggcgctccaatccccagcgtctccccagcgtctccgtcactaCTGTTTGTGCAGCTACAatcttgaccacgcaacttctttaACAACaggtctacaggcaactgctcctttaccaacgagtctactccttctttcgcttgagacaccattttatctaccttgttccccatactgttaataTGTTGACACATTGCATCAATATCTCCATGTATCCAATGAGCTCATAAATTTCCGGTTCCATTTCAAATAGgcaggtctccggatcttcgtcttcatctatcAGGGCTTGACGAGCTGTGAGCACCTCCTTGCtgccttagctctttaactaaaagctggtctagttgtttcaacGATGCCATTGTGATTGAATCCTACCTCTtctcgttgagtcgcctatgatcccacttctgacaccaatgtaataactgaagggaggcaactcaacgagacatagatgtttatttacaggacatcacaaatacatgtagAACAACTCGTAGAAcaaatcgttctctctctcatgtcaacatccgacttagtcttgtcactaatagtgcgaaccttctttctgcactagcctggattgCGGTGCGTATGGcaaagttataacaatattgttGTAGGTAATAACAgccgatgtatttatttacagcaaGTATAAACAAACAGGTTTGAACTTCAGCTATCGAGTCCCAGAGTGTCTAAAGTTTCACCTGTCCTTTTCTATCTATCTTCCCAGTGCCGCCCCGGGTCCTAAATACAGTTCACAGATAGCACAAAGGCCGGCTCTTTAGCCAAGTCAGCTCTGACTCTAATAACTTGCAGATCACTTCAGCCGGATCTACAACAGTCCTAGTATCAACATGTCTTCTTCTATACGTGTTGAAGAGTGCtctgatgcgcaccatcagtATCGGCGCGGGAGCAGAGTTAcaacattgcccccttctcagcTCTGTTCGTTCCGAACAGATTTATGTGCACTACAGGTTAGTGGACTTTGGTCAATGCGGGTGGAGGTCGGTCTATGGGAGCCATAGACGGCAGgaagcgtgttccccacgaagccATCTGCACTCTTCTATGTgggtgccgctttctctttctccagttggtCAGTCCGTTCTTGAGACGATGTCGTGATTGTTGCGTTGACTTCTTTATGATCGTTGTCGTTGACTTCTTTATGATCGTTGTCGTTGACTTCTTCATGATCGTTGTCGTTGACTTCTTCATGATCGTTGTCGTTGACTTCTTCATGATCGTTGTCGTTGACTTCTTCATGATCGTTGTCGTTGACTTCTTCATGATCATTGTCGTTGACTTCTTCATGATCATTGTCGTTGACTTCTTCATGATCGTTGTTGTTGACTTCTTTATGATCGTTGTTGTTGACTTCTTTATGATCGTTGTTGTTGACTTCTTTATGATCGTTGTCGTTGACTTCTTTATGATCGTTGTCGTTGACTTCTTTATGATCGTTGTCGTTGACTTCTTCATGATCGTTGTCGTTGACTTCTTCATGATCGTTGTCGTTGACTTCTTCATGATCGTTGTCGTTGACTTCTTCATGATCGTTGTCGTTGACTTCTTCATGATCATTGTCGTTGACTTCTTCATGATCGTTGTTGTTGACTTCTTTATGATCGTTGTTGTTGACTTCTTTATGATCGTTGTTGTTGACTTCTTTATGATCGTTGTCGTTGACTTCTTCATGATCGTTGTCGTTGACTTCTTCATGATCGTTGTCGTTGACTTCTTCATGATCGTTGTCGTTGACTTCTTCATGATCGTTGTCGTTGACTTCTTCATGATCGTTGTCGTTGACTTCTTCATGATCGTTGTTGTTGACTTCTTTATGATCGTTGTTGTTGACTTCTTTATGATCGTTGTTGTTGACTTCTTTATGATCGTTGTCGTTGACTTCTTTATGATCGTTGTCGTTGACTTCTTTATGATCGTTGTCGTTGACTTCTTCATGATCGTTGTCGTTGACTTCTTCATGATCGTTGTCGTTGACTTCTTCATGATCGTTGTCGTTGACTTCTTCATGATCGTTGTCGTTGACTTCTTCATGATCATTGTCGTTGACTTCTTCATGATCGTTGTTGTTGACTTCTTTATGATCGTTGTTGTTGACTTCTTTATGATCGTTGTTGTTGACTTCTTTATGATCGTTGTCGTTGACTTCTTTATGATCGTTGTCGTTGACTTCTTCATGATCGTTGTCGTTGACTTCTTCATGATCGTTGTCGTTGACTTCTTCATGATCGTTGTCGTTGACTTCTTCATGATCGTTGTCGTTGACTTCTTCATGATCGTTGTCGGTGATGCTCGCCTTCAGACACATATAGAGGTAGTGGCGATACCTGTAGTTGTCATCAGGGCAGTTGTTCCTGCATCCAGGTTCAGCAGACCTTGTCGATGGACGTCCTGTGACATAGTTGTAGACCCACAGGTAGCCATGGTTTCAAACACATGGTCATTGTCAGATACGTCACTAAGGCATGCCCACGAAGCAACCTTACAAGGTtctgtgtgtaaatattcaAGTGTTGGCTCAGGTTCCACTGGATAAGATTCACTATCGATGCCCCTGTCAATTGTGAAGGCAGAAGTACAAATATCTTTTGGGTGCTGGCTTTCTTGATGGCTTTCTTCGCATTTGCACTCAATGTCTGTTTCTATACGTGTGGAACAGTGCTCTGATGGGCACCAGCAGTATCGGTATGTATAGTTAGGTCATCATGGTATGTATAGTTAGGTCATCATGGTATGTATAGTTAGGTCATCATGGTATGTATAGTTAGGTCATCATGGTATGTATAGTTAGGTCATCATGATATGTATAGTTAGGTCATCATGGTATGTATAGTTAGGTCATCATGATATGTATAGTTATGTCCAGGAAAACACTCAACATGTTAATGATAACATAGATAAGGATTTAATGATTAAATAAAGAACACACACAAACCACAGAATGTCAgttttgttctagatctagtttggtTCAGCAAAATAAGCCGGCATTTACTACCATGTCTCCATTTCCTTCTCCTCTTGCTCCACGCTCGTGTGGCACAGTGTCTAGTGCGCACCATGTATCTCAGTGCGGGAATAGAGTTAACAACAATATGTATAGTTATGTCATCACGATACGTATAGTTATGGCATCATGGTATGTATAGTTAGGTCATCATGATATGTATAGTTAGGTCATCATGATATGTATAGTTATGTCATCATGGTATGTATAGTTAGGTCATCATGGTATGTATAGTTAGGTCATCATGATATGTATAGTTAGGTCATCATGATATGTATAGTTATGGCATCATGATATGTATAGTTATGGCATCATGATATGTATAGTTATGTCATCATGATATGTATAGTTATGTCATCATGATATGTATAGTTATGTCATCATGACATGTATGTTTATggcatcatgatattttaataactgaagggaggcaactcaacgagacatagatgttttGCCATGGAGATgtgacaaacacataggacatctgccttgaacacagcatcttcatttcggctctagacttgtgcggaaatcgttctctcttctctaatgtcaacatccttcctagtctagtcattaatagtgcgcaccttctgcactatcttgaatGGTGGGGTTAAAACAATATGTATGTTTATGGCATCATGATATGATGCTGTCTTATAACTTTATGGCATCatgctatttatatttatgttattatgttatgtagatctatatttatcatATCATTTATCATATTCATCATGCTatcttatataattataatacgcATATTTATGTCATTATGTTAT from Biomphalaria glabrata chromosome 9, xgBioGlab47.1, whole genome shotgun sequence encodes the following:
- the LOC129928382 gene encoding GATA zinc finger domain-containing protein 14-like, encoding MCLKASITDNDHEEVNDNDHEEVNDNDHEEVNDNDHEEVNDNDHEEVNDNDHKEVNDNDHKEVNNNDHKEVNNNDHKEVNNNDHEEVNDNDHEEVNDNDHEEVNDNDHEEVNDNDHEEVNDNDHEEVNDNDHKEVNDNDHKEVNDNDHKEVNNNDHKEVNNNDHKEVNNNDHEEVNDNDHEEVNDNDHEEVNDNDHEEVNDNDHEEVNDNDHEEVNDNDHKEVNNNDHKEVNNNDHKEVNNNDHEEVNDNDHEEVNDNDHEEVNDNDHEEVNDNDHEEVNDNDHEEVNDNDHKEVNDNDHKEVNDNDHKEVNNNDHKEVNNNDHKEVNNNDHEEVNDNDHEEVNDNDHEEVNDNDHEEVNDNDHEEVNDNDHEEVNDNDHEEVNDNDHKEVNDNDHKEVNATITTSSQERTDQLEKEKAAPT